A segment of the Melopsittacus undulatus isolate bMelUnd1 chromosome 13, bMelUnd1.mat.Z, whole genome shotgun sequence genome:
ATTTGTATCTTTAAGAGTTTAGAACAAGTTAACCATATTGCCAAGAGTTTTGcttgtaaaatcatagaatcgtagaacagttagggttggaaaggaccttaagatcatctagttccaaaccccctgccatgggcagggacacctcacactaaaccatatcacccaaggctctgtccaatctggtcttgaacaccaccagggatggagcatccacaacttgCTGggcattaaattaaaaattaaattgtcaCATCTGTCTTTTTAGCAGTGGCGAGATTGAGCCAGACTACAAAGTGAGACAAGTCTAAATTGTAAAATAAGAGCAACTAACATGTTTTTATAGAACTCAGCAGTACGTAGCAAGTTTGCATTACGTAGCAGTACGTaatgcaagcagcagcagaactcagCAGTACGTAGCAAGTTCAGTATCTGTCCATGTATTTGTCAAATTAAAATGATATATATCCCACTTTGTTTCTTACCTTAACTTGCTAGATCTTTGTAAGATTCCCCAATCTCCTATTTTAGCCTATGCAATATTTTTGTCAAACATGAGCAGCTGTTAATTTCCTCCTTCAGGAGACTTAATGGAGACGTTGGTTCCACATCCTGAATTCAAGATGTTGGGTCTTCGTAACATACCTCAGATGCCTGAAAACTCTCTTGCTTATAGCACATTCAGTTGGCCTGGGCTCATCAAACATTTAAGGCAGATGCTCATTGCTAATGCTAAAATGGAGGAAGGTAAAAGACATTCGCTCATCTTCAAAATTGATCACTctttaagcatttatttttacagagcTTATTGTTTTGTGGAACTTAATGATTAGCTCtagtcatttaaaaaatgagttGCTGCCCTCAGACAGCAGGAATTTGCCTCTACATAGCCAGCTGCTCCATTAACTATTCACTCAGCTGCCACAGCATCTCCTGGCTTGCTCCTGGTGTTGGTCCCAGACATCTCAGTTAATTATAACTATTGAAAGTATGCAAAATAAACCAACAGTTTTTGGCTGGGCACTTAATTCCCATGATTCGTTTGGAACATTCCCTGGATAGTTATTTCTgatgtgctttttctttgtacACCTACTAATAAAAATCCCACTAAGCTCTCCTATATCATTTACATGGGGAACTCAGGATAGCTTCCAGTTATGCAAAGAATGGGCTGGCAGATTGCTAAGTATAGAAACAAGTATGAATTTTCTCTGGTAGACTAGTGACTACCAGGCAAATACTGCTGGAATAACACTGGTGTTCTTTGAGAATTGTGTAATTGCTGCTTAACTGACAAACTAATATGATCTCAGCTTGGGCACAGTGTAAGTTACCATCTGACCCTTCAGCTAATCTGAATCCACATTTCATGAACCATTACCTTTCTTTTATATCTCGTAGGtattgattggcaagtacaaCCCCCGCGTCTgggctcctccatcccctcaAGCCATTCCACAAACAAGCCTCTGCATTTCAATACTTCCATTGCCAACCTGGTTATCCTGAGAGGAAAAGATATGCACAGTGTAGACTTAggtaagaaggaaaaacatcacCATAGTGATTCTTGTTTCACATCTCACTGTTGTCTTTGCAACCATATCTGATGGAAgtgaaaaaaccaaaaccccaaggCTACATATTTGACTCCTAGGGTCAATATTCCTTctagaaacattttaatgtcCAAGGCCACGTTGTATAATTGCTAAGGGCTGTTGTATTTACAACAGACCTGAATGTTTCCTGAAGTACTTCACGGAAGCAAGAAGAGAGTGAAGCCCATATTATATGATAGCATTCTTGGCTGTATTGTCTGAAAATATTTAGCAGCTTTTGGAATGATGAACATAGCTTGCAGATGAAGTTCCAATACAAGACTATGCTTCTAGACATACGACAGTTACATTTTCTACAGGCTGACCACTCTGCAGATTGTTTTTCAAGGCCTAAACTGATCTTCCAAGCATCAATTAGGTCACACAGGACTGCAGAGATCAAGATGTAAGAGCCTGTAGCTTTACATTTATCAAAAAGTCTGTCTTATTTCTGGCACAGGAAGTTTCCAAGATCCCTCATTATATACATCATGGCTAAACCCCAAGGATGCTTTTCATTCGTGGAAAACACTAAGAGCATTTAACAAGTATGAAAAGTCGGCGTCTTTGGTCAGCAATAGCCAGTTCCTGCTGAAACCTCTTGACAATGTTGTAGGAAAAGCTTGGAATATGTTTGCTTCCAAGTAAGTGAAAATAATTATGCTGATAACTCACTAACAACTGCCAATATATTCAGTGATAGCAAAATCATTGTATGTACAGCTCCCTCAGTGGAGTAAAGTAGTGGTGAAGAAGCATGAAGATTGTTCCCAAACTTCAGTAGAAATGTCTTTATGCTTGAAACATGGTAGGGCAAGGAACACAGAACTGTGCTTATGTTCTGTGGATAAGTAAGACCACATATTCTAGTGCTGTCAGTTTGACTATTTCCTTAGTACCACAGCTCCCCAGATTTAGTGCATTCCAATGTGACCGTTCTAAATATAATGCACATAAACCCTTTTACTGATGATATAATTTCTACATTGTGTACAGACATGATGCATAGTCCCTGGGAAAAAGTTCTTGGCTCAATTCAGAAACATTTAGGGGATTTGCGTGTTTATTAAGGCTCCCACACTATTAGGTTGATTTTACATTAAAACCAAGAAATCTAGGTAAGAATTGCCTCTTTATTTGATCATCATGCAGCCAAATTACTGCATAACAGCAGATACCTGCTAAATGTGAGTTTATAGCACAGAAATTCTGCAATTAAAAACCACTAGCTGTGCTCTCAATTCCACCCTGTTACAAAATCACCAGTAATAAGAAGCAAGCTGTCCCGCACACACAAGTTTAAGCTTTGCATCTCAAATCTCTGTTACTTTTCTCACTTAACAATTGCTTCTCCTTCCATTTCCCAGTTAGCCCAATATTGTTAGCTGTCGTTTTGTTTCCTTAAGCAATACACAAAATTTATAAAACCTATGAGAAACAAGTCATAACTTACTGGTAAGTTTGAATTAGAAAATGAGTTTAAGAGCGCACAGCAGAAACCAACCAGAGTAGTTATTGTGTGGAAACCAATCTTTGTTTTAAGTTTTTACAATAACTGTACTTGTGTCAGATTCTTTACTGATTTCTAACATCTTACCTGTTTTCCTACTGTGACTTCAACACACAGAGCCTATATTCACCAGTACACTAAATTCGGAATTGAAGAGGAAGATTTCCTGGACAGCTTCACAGCTCTGGAACAAGTTATCTCCAGTTACAGCAGCCTTTGATTACATTTTTTAACAGCTTGAACTAGAGCTTTCCTGAAAGAACTCAGTGCTGGAAAGCCTTCCATCAGCTTCCTGAAGTATATGAATTACTGGACTGTAACTATTTTTCAGTCTTGTAAGAAGTGTGTGCATGTTACAATAGTAAGAACTGAATATATTGATATTGGCAGGTATTATTcgtatttaatatatttaataaatagcTATTTTTCAAGACATTTGCTATGTACTGTAGCTGAGTCTTTGAACATCATTTGTGGCAATTGGGTATTTTTCTTAAGATTGTCTATACAGAAGactttttctccaggctaaactcTCAGCATGCAAACTATCATGAACTAATATGcgataaaaattaaatgtggGATTGACTGCAGGAGTGAGATGTTCCTGATCCTCCAACATCAATTTTTCATGATTACACTTTGCCCTAAGGACGTTTCAATATTCATAAAAATGCACACTATCAGAATTATTAATCCAGACAGTGTGCCACCAGTTCctataaagcaaagcaagactTAAATTCTACTTTAAGAACCTTGACTTAGACAAAATAGTGGAAGTTTGGatccatctttaaaaataaggtaTGAAGGATTCTTAATTTTCCTGTCATCCTCAGCTTATATTAGAGATTATTATAGACATTAATGAATTACATGCTTTTCTGGCCATTTTAGTGtgccatattttcttttccctataGTGTATCAGAGGTCTTGGCTACTTGTTACAAGCAAACCGCAGGTTTAAACAGAACTACAATTCCTGTAAACAATTCTTCCTGTAAAGTTAAAAGCAGGaagatttttaattctttatttatttgaacATATCTGGGAAGAGAAGTCTGGTAGATTTAAGAGCCTGTATTAGAATACAATAGATTGTATCATTTCAGAAGTTAAAAAGCTCCTTTTTTGCACAGATTTTACCACGACCACAAGGTGGAGCCCCAGTGAAGCTGCTGCCTGCAAACAATGCCCTGCACCAGGCTGACAGGAGGAACAGGCAGCAATAGTTTGTGGGGGCATAGACTGGGTCCTTATAAACTAAAGGAGTGCAGTAGAATTGAGGATTATGTTGTAACACTGAacttttttctgcctctgttaGTTCTCAGTTAATGGTAGGGAGAACTTTGGAACTCTTGCTGTTCCTCCCCCCATGTCACACTGTTCTCCCTCTTAATAATCTTACTCACTATTAAATAGGcaaaaaatgaaagtgaaaaaatcaGTCTCAAGGGCTTTTCCTCTGACAAGTGGACAAATCTCATAGTTTCCCTTGACATTTCAGTGTGGTTTCATGCCAGAGCTCTCAGCTTTTAACTAAAGAGAGGAGCACATGCATTATATGATGCTAAATACACTGGACATTTGCAACAGGGCGAACGATGCCCATGTAGGAATCTTGCCCTGTTAGAGATCCTGATTTAGTTTTTGAATCTGCAAATAATTAGCAGTGGTAGATGCAGAAGTGACCTTGTAATTCTGCTAGGCTGCAGTTAGAGCACAGCAGACACTCGCTATTACTTTTGctcttatttcattttctttcctggtttCATTTACCTCTTCACTTTTGTTCAGGCCAGGTACAGCAGCAGTAAAATCCCCCTGGAACACCTGTTCTCAAAGCAGTTCTGGCACGATACCTGGATCAGCAAAGAGCCTTCTTGACAACATTCAAGtactgaaactgaagaaaaaaataagtgctAAGGCTAAGTTCTCAATTGCTCAAATACACCCATGGTAACAGCCCATCACTGGCATGGTCGTGTCAATGTGAGCCTCAATGGATTCTGACAGACTTCACAGTAGCTTATAGACAAGCTTATGCAGGGAAATGAGAATAATTTGTGGGGTggttggggagaaaaaaatagggaaagcaaagaggaaTAAGCAAATAGGGTAAATATATGAAATAGAAAACCACTTGATGTTTATGGCAAAACATTTTGACTATTCTTCGTGCAGACCACAGTACATAATCCAACAACTTGACCTGTTTTACCTTCCGTTTTCAGtcagctctgctgtttcagGAGCTCCCTCTCAAAAGGGGAAGACACAACAACCATAGTTCATATCCTGCCATACTACAAGCTGTATGCTACAATGTAAAATTAGAGTTGTTTGGAAGTTCAAAACTATGTATAACTTTTGTTATATTATTTatgatgttttggggtttttttttcactacatCACTGTCCAGCAGCTCAGAGCTTGGGGACTGTGCTGATTCAAAGGCCTTTTCTAGTGTAGTGTTTTTGTCAGTTTTAACCATTGTCTCTAAGCTCGatattttcacagaagaaatggGCGAAAAGATTGTACAAGAAGTTAAGATAAACAGCACAGGCGATTCAAGTCTGCAGGGTACAAAGGGTCAGGAAAGGAGACAGTATGGTGAggttctccctcctccctcctttaAAAGGCACAGGATGTTTAGCAACATAGAAATACTTTTCCCTCGTGTTTTTAACAGATACCAGACTGAAAACTTCTGGTATCAGAGATGAGATCAGGCAACTCTGTGTCTGAAAAACGACTAAGGCCCAGGAATGCACATTCTTCCTCATTGTTCCACAGCACAGGcaaaagagagattaaaaaagCTAAGGACAGACAAATCATCTCAGAAACAAGGAAGACAGTAAAGGGTTATCTTACTGCTGTATCAATAAGTAACTTTATTGCAGAAATAACCTCATGTTATCTCTATGTACTTAAAATTCTGCACATGAAGCAGATACAGCAGGTGCCCAGTGCCCCTATGAATGACATCCTCATTTATCCATTCTTTGTAagtacattttttatttaagacTTATGGCACTTTCAGTTAATGGAGCAGGATATTTGGGATCTTTTGCTTGTTTAAGTTTGATGGTAGGATTTGGACCACATCAGGaaacacagcacacagctgagATGTATAACCCCAGAGCAAAAATTACCATTTCCTTGCTTAACCTACAGTTATATGAAAGCACAGAGGAAGGTTCTGCAGCTCAAGGACAGAGCTAGGCCAACAGGTTCATTCCTGCTGAACAAGGATACTTCTGGAAGAACTTGTTCACAGCTGGGATTCAGTACTCCTACTTCTATAGGAAAACAAAGTTTTTCAGAGGGATCACAACCATCAGCCAAATTTTGACAACACAGATTCCTCAAAActacaaaaaccaaaaacccaaggaactgaaaacaaaagtgtAGCTGTTGTATGAACTGTTCAATCCTTCTCATTGCTCTGGAGAAGAGATTGGCAGGAATTATTTCTGGCATCTCTAGGCTTCTTCCTGTTAGTGTTTTTCACTACTGGCCTCAGTTCTGAAATTCTCACAGCCTTTCCCAAACTAAGCCTTCATTTTTTGATCTATGGCTGGattcctctgtttttttccccaggatgTGGAGAAGGTCACAGTGACAGGAAGCGAATAGCTGTTCTCAAATACTCATTATCTACAATTATATTAGAAAGTGGAGGAGTAATTTTCAATGTTATTGATAAAAATGACTCATGTAAAGAGAGCCTAGAAAAGGGCCTTTATCGCATTAGAAATTAGAATTAATGAGGCAGATCAAAGGTCAGCACAAGCCAGTGGCTCACCAGGGCAGGAACAACAGAATCTGTGGCCTTGACCTAGCTGGTTTTGGGCAAACTACCCACAGGATGTCCATAAACCAAGGAACAATGCATCAAATCTCACTATTGTTTTTTGTAATGGACAGGTGCAGCTCACTTGGAAGTTGATTCAAGGACTCTAATGCTGGCAGACATCTTTAATGAATAGGATAACTTTTATTTggccacaaaaaaaccctaaaagcaaacccaaaaattAATCTGTTATAAATACTTTAAACATAGTAACTGTTAGGCAAGTGGCAGGGCACTAAGGTAGTGATAGATACAACTGATTTGGACTTAAGCATATATTGTTGCTTATAAGGTTAGACTGACTACTGGTACAGAAAGGGTGGAATTTAGTGTAAATGTATAAGGGGTTTCCAAGAGGATTACCTGCAGAGATTTACCAAACTGAAACAGCTCAGGattaagggggaaaaataatctgtgGTTTCCACAACAACCAGGATTTTATCAAGAAGAAACAGGTAAATTATATTCAAATTACCAGTTGATATACTACTGGGAAGCATCAAGGTGCAAAAGGATATGGAATAATTAATTCCTTCTACATTTATTAATGAATTTCATAGATAAATTTGAAATCTGGGCCAAACATGCAAAGGAAATACTCTTGGAAATTACAGCCTGCTTTAGAGAAGCTTGCTTTTTGCTGGATCCCACTTTAAAAACTGCACACAAGTCATCAGGAATGTGATTCATGGATCTGAAATGGTACCAAAAAATCTTTTAGAAGGAActgagctgctgcctttcctctgctgctttcaagGGCAGCCCAACCACAGCTTTACCAAGGCAGCAAATTCCAGCATAGCTTCCTCCTCAAGCCTCTTGCCTCTGGCTTCCTATCCTACCTCTGCCCATGCTCCAGAAGCACAGCCTGGACACTCAGACAGCTTTTAGCTCCCCTGGATGCAGAGCTGATAATCCTGACTTTTAACTATAGAGCCTTTCCGGTGCTTTCAGTCAAACCCCAAGTTCACAATGGTCCCTTCTGATTTCACATTGTATGAATCCTCTCCCTCTAGACAGCCACTTCCCCTCTACCCGGGTGGGGTAATGAGTCACCTACCTCTGTGAATCAGCAGGACCTGCTTAACCCTTTTCCAGAAGCACAAACAGCTGCAAATAGGCTGTTGGTTCAAACAAATGTTACTGCCAGCCATACACACTGGGAAGGGTGAAGATAGCCTGAAGTAAGAGATCAGAGGCTGCTTCTGCTCATTAGCAAATTTAAAGGCAATTTTTAGAGCTACAAATGTGTTCCAAGATCATGAAAGAAGTCTAAACCTTACCCTATGGTTCATACAAACCAGACACATTCTAAACAGTGACTTCTAAGAGAGCCTAGTGGTATAAAACAAAGGCACAGGCTTCTGTACTTACCTGTTGGTTGCAGAAACCTTCTTGTCTGTTagtctttaaaaggaaaatctttaaaatgtgCAGTGTTATACcataaaatagagaaataagTAAAATCTCTGGGCCAAGACTGCTGTTTTTAGAAAGCAGTAAGTAGAGAAACTAAAATAAGCCACTGGTTAATATAAAAGCACAGACTAAACATTGCTTGAGCTTCAGTGAGGTAGTGTCACTAGCTACATGGCAAAGAAAATACCCTCTGATATGGTGTGTTTGCATTTAAATCAGCATGTTCTGCAAAAATGATTATTGTACATATTTGGTTACATGCACAACATAATGTTTATTCCAAGGCTCACAAAAACACACTTCAGTTGCCTGAGAATGGTGTAATTGTGGTCAGATGGCATGATTTAACTTGAAATTTTGCCCAGCAGTCTCCAATACGTAAGAGATGATTTACAGGAGCATGTAAGCAGAGCACCACTGAAGGAGCCAAATGGAAAGCAGCCTTATCCCACATACTGAAGGTGTAATAGAACACTGACACTGTGCTTGGCTGGCAAGGGTGGCTGTAGCTGTGCATTGTAATATCCTCACGGAGTATGGTGAGAGCTGGGCTGAGTTCAGAGCTACTGCTCTCCAGATGGCCCAGAACAATACTGAGTTCAAGAACACATTTTTCCATGTCCAAGTGCTCGCTGCTGTCTGTcacttgcaaagaaaacactgggaaatttcctccccaccccacttTGGGCAACTTCAGCCTCTGTTACTGATTCCAAGTCATGTGGTCAGTAAGTGTATTTAATATGTAGTTCTTTGACAACATAAGCTAGCAATTTCTTCTCCCTAGGGCCAATTTTGGTGAAGAAATCCAATgcaaaacaacccccaaatAGTTAAAAATCCAGTTAGATACTTTTCTCCCAAAAAGAAAGTTACTGTTCCCTCTCTCCcagatttttacattattttcctctATATTAAGTCAAGCTTTGCCACAAAACTAGTATTTTCACAGTGAagtaaggtcctttccaaccctaactcttctaaGATTCTGCATAAAAACCAGATATAACCTAATGCGTCCTGTGAAAGGGAAGCTTATTCTTCAATGACATGACAAAGGAAACATGAACTTGCTTTAGTACACAGGGTCCTGTTCAAACTGAACAGAACTCCAGTCAACAGGCTTGAACTTGTCCAAAAATCACTGCTCCAAACTCAGACAGGGCTACAGGAGGACAGAGGAAAAACATCAGAGCCAGCCAAGGGCTCTCAGGATCAGCTCTGCCAAACACACACTTTCCTTATTCACTTAGTAAGAATGAGCCTCTCTCAGTCACAGCTGAAATCTATTGCCAAAGGACAGCACAGGAGATTTCCACACTTAACACCAGGCTCCTCCCTGGCAGCCCTCAGAGCTCCAGTTCATGCACAAATGCTGTGATTTGCTAATGGTGGTTGTGCACATGCAGAGAAGTGTTTAAGCAGGTTTATATAGAAGTTAAGGGAAGCAACATCATTAAAATCACCAATTGCATTAGCACAGATGTAGTCAGAATACTGCTTTGAATTGTTTCTTTTGGCATCTCTGACTTTAAACATCACTAAAACCTGCCTTTGGGCATCTTAAAAGTGTCTCTCTTCACTGCAGCTCCCCACCTATTATCTTATGCAACACACATGACTGCATGTGACTATGTCATAACAGGTCAGCTGCACTGAGAGGAGGCAAAAAAATCAAGGAATCAGAGAGATTAAATTGgctatgaaaatataaaagctATCCTAGCTCTTAAAACAGCTGCAACAAACAAGGCACTGAGGGAAGCATTGTTTCTGAAGGGATTTTGTGAACATGGTTACATTTGTACAATGGTgtaaataagcattttctctttaCGCATATCCCATTTCTTTCAGGGAACAAAAAGGAATCCTAAGCACATAAACCTGCTGTTTTGAGCCTTTTCAAAAATGGAAAGAGCCTCAGGAAAGACAGAGTCCCTTCACACTCACATGTAAGTGTAAGCGTCACAGAGTATGTGTTTCAGTTAGTATGTATGCATTTCAGTTAGTATCTATATGGCTTAGTTAGCAGCAGGTCCCATGAGAGAATGGGACAAcatggaaggaaagcagaggtgCCTCGAGGCCACTGGATGCAGATAGAACCAGCTTAGGGAAACACATCTCATCTGTTAAAAACTGCTGCAGACTTTGTCAATGGTTTGAGGCAGAGTTCAACCTCCCCAGGACACGGGGTAGGGCTGGTGCCTGTACACGAGGGCAGAGCTCTGGCTGATGCCTTCATCCAGATCGATGCCACCTGCCAGTGAAAAGGACCTTAGAAACGTCCTGCAGATCAGCTGGTACCCAAGTAAGGTAACAGGTGACTACCTGAGATTGATGTAATCGATCATAACTGTGCTCACAACCTTATGTAAAAGCAGGCTAATGAACAAACACTTCAGTGTGGTGCATAGAATATGCCCAGCTCTGAGTTATCTTTGAGGTAAGTGCAATATTtcacacagggaaaagcagcaaaatgacACACTGCTGAGGCCACAAGGGAAGAGAGTTCCAACCACCTCTCTTAAAGAGACAGAATCAGACCCGTGCGCTCTGCTCTGTCACATTAACATTAAAGAAACCCCATCTAAGCACCAAACCCCAAACTGGTAGGCTCTGCACTGAATCCATCACATGTACTGACCACACAGCCCTTCCCTCGCAGGACAACCCCCCCCGTGAGCCCACCAGAGAAAACCCAACTTGTTAGGGGGACAGAAGAGCCATTTCTGAAGCCATCAGCCTTTGGTGTGGCTTGCAGGGCAGTTATGGGAGCAGGGAACAACACAGGGACTCCTATCTCTTGCCTTTCATCAGGAAATAGCAGCTAGTTTCCTTATTACCAGCTGCCTGGGCAACTCATTTAAGCTCCTTGGGAAACCAGAACAATTAAACTGGGAGTGACTCCCTTGAAACCCGGAAGATGCAGCACACTTGCTTACCCCTATCTGAACAGCTCCTCAAATGAGGTTTAAAGAAGGATGATTTAATGACTTAAACCTTTGATTTAATGTTAATGTAGTCAATGCTCTTTGAATCATTCCACGAGTGAATAGTAACAACAAACACCCCCTTGAGCACAGTAAAGAGCAGTGTTTAAAGGCAAACTAAAACAAAGCTTGCCCCCCTAAGCAGGTTCACCTGTGTTTAGTCACCAGCAATGAGGTGGTTGAATGACTTCACAGCTTAGCAGCCTCCTCACTTTAACACATCAATCAACACTCAGCTCTTTTGGGATCAAAATACCACACCAAGAACCCCATTGCAGATCTTTGGGCTCTTCCTGTTTGCTTGTACCTGGGTGGTGATACAGCCAAAGGGCTTTTGGGCACTGGATGACAGTTTCTACATCTGAACTCCCTTCCTCTTTCAACAACAGAGCTGGGTTGTTCTGGCCTCTCCCAttctgaaacactgttttg
Coding sequences within it:
- the TUBD1 gene encoding tubulin delta chain isoform X2, which codes for MGCVPRRRMNPTVMLPKNVFSARSNLKYLLPGLCLLIWNLSYSVHGPRHKEVIMDLVQKEAEKCDRLAGFFTIMSMAGGTGSGLGAFVTQCLRDAFPTSFLLNHVIWPYSTGEVIVQNYNSVLTLSHLYKSADALLVHENDVVHKICAQLMNIKQISFKDINQVIAHQLGSVFQPTYTAEGGLHYSRNPLGDLMETLVPHPEFKMLGLRNIPQMPENSLAYSTFSWPGLIKHLRQMLIANAKMEEGIDWQVQPPRLGSSIPSSHSTNKPLHFNTSIANLVILRGKDMHSVDLGSFQDPSLYTSWLNPKDAFHSWKTLRAFNKYEKSASLVSNSQFLLKPLDNVVGKAWNMFASKAYIHQYTKFGIEEEDFLDSFTALEQVISSYSSL